The following coding sequences lie in one Apium graveolens cultivar Ventura chromosome 3, ASM990537v1, whole genome shotgun sequence genomic window:
- the LOC141710727 gene encoding glycosyl hydrolase 5 family protein-like isoform X1: MYERLQLNHEQKDKDSIQKDQNQFCFKDHMKWFQNDLARGLVATALATCFILILTYLISDTHIAFLSTSSRWIVNANSGRRVKLACINWPGHMNPLVPEGLHKKPLKNITKDIASLGFNCVRLTWATEMFTNKAYTNLTVAQSLDRWNLVAASFGMALNNPQLMNKTLIETQKVVVDALGRENLMVILDNHVSFPIWCCDWNDGNGFFKDIHFNPVEWVQGLSTVARQYKGNPTVVAMSIRNELRGPRQNEFDWYQFMEEGATAVHLENVDVLVIVSGLSFETDLSFIRQRRLNFGVNANNKLVYEAHWYAFGDPPEKWIFQTNEFCAEITEWFMSQTGYVLYERSPTPIFLSEFGKDLSGASEAENRYFTCLMAFLADKDLDWAIWAIQGSYYLREGQIEWEEPYGMYNFGWDNLRNTSILEILQLNQQMILDPTSEYRTYYTMYHPQTGRCIYVNKNNVTTSACNKLQRWGFEYHEDGSQIKFVGTSGCLTVDGEKLPVKVTADCSSQKSTWKFVSKSKMHLAAKDEKGMDLCLEWNTVNSTIVTNRCLCLGDYLEDLPSCPVNPQSQWFKLILTNKNN; this comes from the exons ACATATTTAATAAGTGATACACACATTGCATTTCTCTCTACAAGCTCCCGATGGATTGTCAATGCAAATTCAGGCCGCCGTGTGAAATTAGCCTGCATAAATTGGCCAGGTCACATGAATCCTCTAGTACCAGAAGGTCTCCACAAGAAGCCATTGAAAAACATTACGAAAGACATTGCTTCATTGGGATTCAATTGCGTCCGTCTTACGTGGGCTACAGAAATGTTCACAAATAAAGCTTATACAAATTTGACCGTCGCACAATCGCTTGATAGATGGAATTTAGTTGCAGCATCATTTGGCATGGCTTTAAACAATCCCCAGTTGATGAACAAAACACTTATTGAGACACAAAAAGTCGTTGTTGATGCACTTGGCCGCGAAAATTTAATGGTAATTCTTGATAATCATGTTAGTTTTCCAATATGGTGTTGTGATTGGAATGATGGAAATGGTTTCTTCAAAGATATTCATTTTAATCCTGTGGAATGGGTTCAGGGATTATCCACGGTAGCTAGACAATATAAAGGAAACCCCACG GTTGTTGCCATGAGCATTAGAAATGAGTTACGTGGTCCACGTCAGAACGAATTCGATTGGTACCAATTCATGGAAGAAGGTGCAACAGCAGTTCATTTGGAGAATGTAGATGTGTTAGTGATTGTTTCAGGCTTATCATTTGAAACAGATCTTAGTTTCATAAGGCAGAGAAGGTTAAACTTTGGAGTCAATGCAAACAACAAGTTAGTATATGAGGCACACTGGTACGCATTTGGTGATCCTCCAGAAAAATGGATTTTCCAAACAAATGAGTTTTGTGCAGAAATCACTGAATGGTTCATGAGCCAAACAGGATACGTGCTATACGAACGAAGCCCGACCCCAATTTTTCTAAGCGAGTTTGGAAAAGATCTAAGTGGTGCTAGTGAAGCTGAGAACAGATACTTCACATGTTTGATGGCTTTTTTGGCTGATAAAGATCTTGATTGGGCAATTTGGGCTATACAAGGAAGTTATTATCTTAGAGAAGGTCAAATTGAATGGGAAGAACCCTATGGCATGTATAATTTTGGTTGGGATAATTTAAGAAATACTTCTATACTGGAGATTTTACAGCTTAACCAGCAAATGATTCTAG ATCCAACGTCAGAGTATAGGACATACTACACAATGTACCATCCACAGACTGGTCGATGTATTTACGTGAACAAAAATAATGTTACTACATCAGCTTGCAATAAACTACAACGGTGGGGTTTTGAATACCATGAAGATGGTAGTCAGATTAAATTTGTTGGCACGTCAGGCTGTTTAACGGTGGATGGAGAGAAGCTTCCGGTAAAGGTTACAGCAGACTGTTCGAGTCAAAAAAGTACATGGAAATTCGTATCGAAATCAAAAATGCATTTAGCTGCAAAAGATGAGAAAGGAATGGATTTGTGCTTGGAATGGAATACTGTAAATTCAACAATTGTGACTAACAGATGTTTATGCCTCGGAGATTATTTAGAAGATTTACCTTCATGTCCTGTAAATCCTCAATCACAATGGTTTAAGCTTATTTTGACAAATAAAAATAactaa
- the LOC141710727 gene encoding glycosyl hydrolase 5 family protein-like isoform X2 — protein MYERLQLNHEQKDKDSIQKDQNQFCFKDHMKWFQNDLARGLVATALATCFILILTYLISDTHIAFLSTSSRWIVNANSGRRVKLACINWPGHMNPLVPEGLHKKPLKNITKDIASLGFNCVRLTWATEMFTNKAYTNLTVAQSLDRWNLVAASFGMALNNPQLMNKTLIETQKVVVDALGRENLMGLSTVARQYKGNPTVVAMSIRNELRGPRQNEFDWYQFMEEGATAVHLENVDVLVIVSGLSFETDLSFIRQRRLNFGVNANNKLVYEAHWYAFGDPPEKWIFQTNEFCAEITEWFMSQTGYVLYERSPTPIFLSEFGKDLSGASEAENRYFTCLMAFLADKDLDWAIWAIQGSYYLREGQIEWEEPYGMYNFGWDNLRNTSILEILQLNQQMILDPTSEYRTYYTMYHPQTGRCIYVNKNNVTTSACNKLQRWGFEYHEDGSQIKFVGTSGCLTVDGEKLPVKVTADCSSQKSTWKFVSKSKMHLAAKDEKGMDLCLEWNTVNSTIVTNRCLCLGDYLEDLPSCPVNPQSQWFKLILTNKNN, from the exons ACATATTTAATAAGTGATACACACATTGCATTTCTCTCTACAAGCTCCCGATGGATTGTCAATGCAAATTCAGGCCGCCGTGTGAAATTAGCCTGCATAAATTGGCCAGGTCACATGAATCCTCTAGTACCAGAAGGTCTCCACAAGAAGCCATTGAAAAACATTACGAAAGACATTGCTTCATTGGGATTCAATTGCGTCCGTCTTACGTGGGCTACAGAAATGTTCACAAATAAAGCTTATACAAATTTGACCGTCGCACAATCGCTTGATAGATGGAATTTAGTTGCAGCATCATTTGGCATGGCTTTAAACAATCCCCAGTTGATGAACAAAACACTTATTGAGACACAAAAAGTCGTTGTTGATGCACTTGGCCGCGAAAATTTAATG GGATTATCCACGGTAGCTAGACAATATAAAGGAAACCCCACG GTTGTTGCCATGAGCATTAGAAATGAGTTACGTGGTCCACGTCAGAACGAATTCGATTGGTACCAATTCATGGAAGAAGGTGCAACAGCAGTTCATTTGGAGAATGTAGATGTGTTAGTGATTGTTTCAGGCTTATCATTTGAAACAGATCTTAGTTTCATAAGGCAGAGAAGGTTAAACTTTGGAGTCAATGCAAACAACAAGTTAGTATATGAGGCACACTGGTACGCATTTGGTGATCCTCCAGAAAAATGGATTTTCCAAACAAATGAGTTTTGTGCAGAAATCACTGAATGGTTCATGAGCCAAACAGGATACGTGCTATACGAACGAAGCCCGACCCCAATTTTTCTAAGCGAGTTTGGAAAAGATCTAAGTGGTGCTAGTGAAGCTGAGAACAGATACTTCACATGTTTGATGGCTTTTTTGGCTGATAAAGATCTTGATTGGGCAATTTGGGCTATACAAGGAAGTTATTATCTTAGAGAAGGTCAAATTGAATGGGAAGAACCCTATGGCATGTATAATTTTGGTTGGGATAATTTAAGAAATACTTCTATACTGGAGATTTTACAGCTTAACCAGCAAATGATTCTAG ATCCAACGTCAGAGTATAGGACATACTACACAATGTACCATCCACAGACTGGTCGATGTATTTACGTGAACAAAAATAATGTTACTACATCAGCTTGCAATAAACTACAACGGTGGGGTTTTGAATACCATGAAGATGGTAGTCAGATTAAATTTGTTGGCACGTCAGGCTGTTTAACGGTGGATGGAGAGAAGCTTCCGGTAAAGGTTACAGCAGACTGTTCGAGTCAAAAAAGTACATGGAAATTCGTATCGAAATCAAAAATGCATTTAGCTGCAAAAGATGAGAAAGGAATGGATTTGTGCTTGGAATGGAATACTGTAAATTCAACAATTGTGACTAACAGATGTTTATGCCTCGGAGATTATTTAGAAGATTTACCTTCATGTCCTGTAAATCCTCAATCACAATGGTTTAAGCTTATTTTGACAAATAAAAATAactaa
- the LOC141712323 gene encoding gibberellin 20 oxidase 3-like, producing MDSSSSTLLCNPSSFQTKQNILPAQFMWPKDDLVNEVYEELNEPLIDLAGFFSGNSGETIKASKLLHTACINHGFFQVKNHGVEEWLISAAHREVDALFKLRNDKKMSLKRKAGSIWGYSGAHSDRYSSKLPWKETFSFRYDYGSSATNEMVHEYFTSVIGTEFEEAGIVYQWYCAAMEKLSLAIFELLAISLGVEQQHFKKFFEDGTSIMRCNYYPRCNDPGLTLGTGPHTDPTALTILHQDQVGGLQVFAGNKWQSVHPRHDAFVVNIGDTFKALTNGIYKSCMHRAVVNKELERKSLVYFVCPRDDKIVRAVEDLVDKEYGTRMYPDFTWSDLFTFTQTHYRADNSTLVSFFSWLLPAPTTSTSQV from the exons ATGGATTCATCTTCTTCAACTCTCCTTTGCAACCCTTCTTCCTTCCAAACCAAACAAAATATACTACCAGCACAGTTCATGTGGCCTAAAGATGACTTAGTTAACGAGGTATATGAAGAGCTCAACGAACCTTTAATAGACCTTGCCGGATTTTTCAGCGGCAACAGTGGAGAAACTATTAAAGCCTCGAAGCTCCTCCACACCGCTTGCATAAACCACGGGTTTTTCCAAGTCAAAAACCATGGTGTGGAAGAATGGCTGATTTCCGCCGCGCACCGGGAGGTAGATGCTCTGTTTAAGTTGAGAAATGACAAGAAAATGAGCCTGAAGAGGAAGGCTGGAAGTATTTGGGGCTACTCTGGTGCACATTCTGACCGGTATTCGTCCAAATTGCCCTGGAAGGAAACGTTCTCGTTCAGATATGATTATGGAAGTTCGGCGACGAACGAAATGGTTCATGAATATTTTACCTCTGTCATTGGAACAGAGTTTGAAGAAGCAGG GATTGTGTATCAGTGGTACTGTGCAGCAATGGAGAAACTATCCCTAGCAATATTTGAACTATTGGCGATCAGTTTGGGAGTAGAACAACAACACTTCAAGAAATTCTTTGAAGATGGGACTTCTATAATGAGATGCAACTATTATCCACGGTGCAATGATCCGGGGCTAACTCTGGGGACAGGTCCGCACACTGATCCCACTGCCTTAACCATTCTTCATCAAGATCAAGTCGGAGGCCTCCAAGTTTTTGCTGGTAACAAGTGGCAATCTGTCCATCCCCGCCATGACGCCTTTGTCGTTAATATCGGAGATACATTCAAG GCACTTACAAACGGGATATACAAGAGTTGCATGCACAGAGCAGTGGTAAACAAGGAGCTGGAAAGGAAGTCACTGGTATACTTTGTGTGCCCAAGAGATGACAAAATAGTGAGAGCAGTGGAGGATCTTGTTGACAAAGAATACGGGACCAGGATGTATCCTGATTTCACGTGGTCCGATCTCTTCACCTTTACCCAAACTCACTACCGTGCTGATAATTCCACACTTGTCTCTTTCTTCTCTTGGCTTCTTCCTGCTCCCACTACTAGTACTAGTCAAGTTTAA